One Equus quagga isolate Etosha38 chromosome 5, UCLA_HA_Equagga_1.0, whole genome shotgun sequence genomic window carries:
- the TMEM69 gene encoding transmembrane protein 69 — MLRFIKKFSQASSKMLKHPFTVGLGASRRIDTFSLKTCLQQNFSPLFPRTWLFPTFPVCMSKTQYYHTSPCSFKKKQKQAVVPARSPSTMTYLPDSPKPALYITLAGLIPFIAPPLVMVTTKTYIPLLAFTQMAYGASFLSFLGGIRWGFALPEGSPAKPDFLNLANSTAPVLFSWFAFLISERLSEAIVTVIIGLGIALHFELFLLPHYPSWFKALRIVVTSVAFLSFLITLLVKDIYPEKGPKRPGQAE, encoded by the coding sequence ATGCTGAAGCACCCCTTCACAGTCGGACTAGGTGCCAGCAGGAGAATAGATACGTTTTCTCTCAAGACATGTCTCCAGCAGaacttttcccctttgtttccaAGGACTTGGCTTTTCCCAACATTTCCAGTGTGTATGAGCAAGACACAATACTATCATACTTCCCCGTGCAGCTTTaagaagaagcagaagcaagCAGTAGTTCCAGCCAGGTCCCCGAGCACCATGACTTACCTGCCTGACAGCCCAAAGCCAGCATTATATATAACTCTGGCAGGACTAATCCCCTTCATTGCTCCACCACTGGTCATGGTGACGACAAAGACTTATATCCCCTTATTAGCTTTTACTCAGATGGCTTATGGAGCCAGTTTCCTGTCTTTCTTGGGAGGGATCAGGTGGGGTTTTGCTCTGCCAGAAGGTAGTCCAGCCAAACCAGACTTCCTCAATTTAGCTAACAGTACTgctcctgttttgttttcatggttTGCCTTCCTTATTTCAGAAAGACTCAGTGAAGCTATAGTCACAGTAATAATAGGTTTGGGGATAGCATTACACTTTGAACTTTTTCTCTTGCCACATTATCCCAGTTGGTTCAAAGCCCTGAGGATAGTAGTCACTTCAGTGgcttttttgtcatttttaatcaCTTTACTAGTTAAAGATATTTATCCAGAGAAAGGACCCAAGAGACCAGGTcaagcagaataa